One part of the Pogoniulus pusillus isolate bPogPus1 unplaced genomic scaffold, bPogPus1.pri scaffold_47_arrow_ctg1, whole genome shotgun sequence genome encodes these proteins:
- the LOC135174099 gene encoding olfactory receptor 14A16-like produces the protein MSNSSSITEFLLLPFAGTQQLQLLHFCLFLATYLAALLGNSLIITTIAWHHHLHTPMYFFLLNLALLDLGTISTTVPKSMANSLRHSRTISYAGCAAQVFFFVFLISAEYFLLTIMAYDRYVAICRPLHYGTLLGSRACAHMAAAAWACGLLYALLHTANIFSLPLCQGNAVHQFFCEIPQILKLSCSTAYLRDLWLLVAGVCLAFACFVFIVVSYVQIFRAVLRMPSQQGRHKAFATCLPHLAVVSLFLSTGFFAYLKPPSMSSPSLDLVVSVLYSVVPPAVNPLIYSLRNQELKAALCKLLPGCFQKQ, from the coding sequence ATgtccaacagcagctccatcactgagttcctcctcctgccattcgcaggcacacagcagctgcagctcctgcacttctgcctcttcctggccacctacctggctgccctcctgggcaacagcctcatcatcaccaccatcgcctggcaccaccacctgcacacccccatgtacttcttcctcctcaacctCGCCCTCCTTGACCTGGGCACCATCTCCACCACTGTGCCCAAGTCCATGGCCAATTCCCTGAGGCACTCCAGGACCATCTCCTATGCAGGATGTGCTGCTCAGGTCTTTTTCTTTGTATTCCTCATTTCAGCAGAGTATTTTCTCCTCACCATCATGGCCTACGACCGCTACgttgccatctgcagacccctgcactatggcaccctcctgggcagcagagcttgtgcccacatggcagcagctgcctgggcctgtGGCCTTCTCtatgctctgctgcacacagccaataTATTTTCcttgcccctctgccagggcaatgcTGTGCACCAGTTCTTCTGTGAGATCCCCCAGATCCtcaagctctcctgctccacagcctaccTCAGGGATCTTTGGCTTCTTGTGGCTGGTGTTTGTTTGGCATTTGCCTGCTTTGTGTTCATTGTGGTGTCCTATGTGCAGAtcttcagggcagtgctgaggatgccctctcagcagggacgccacaaagcctttgccacctgcctccctcacctGGCTGTGGTCTCTCTATTTCTTAGCACTGGCTTCTTTGCCTACCTGAAGCCCCCATCCATgtcctccccatccctggatttGGTTGTGTCAGTTCTGTACTCAgtggtgcctccagcagtgaaccctctcatctacagcctgaggaaccaggagctgaaggctgccCTGTGCAAACTGCTCCCTGGATGCTTTCAGAAGCAATAA